GATTTTATTATGGAGAAGAAAAAAATCTTATCTACTACCATAATGTTTGTAGTTATAGTAGCAGCAATCGTAGGTTTTAAAAGTGTTTTTGGAGATGAAAACACACTGGTTGGAGTAGCAGGAATTACAGCTGCTTTATCATTACTAGGAACAGATTATACTATAAACCCACTAAGAAACACAGTGTATTTTGTAGGGTTGGAGGTTGTATTAGGTGTAGGAGCTTTTCTAGCTACAAATAATTCAATTTTAGCATTAATTATAACTTTTATATTAATATTTACTGTTTTATATAACTTTACATATAATACTAAAAAACCTACTTATGTAGCTTTTACATTAGGTTATCTATTTATGTTATATAGCCCTGTTGACATAAAAGAGTTGCCAACTAGAATAGTAGCTCTTGTATTTTGTGGATTAGCAATAATGGCAATTCAGATGATAGCTAATAAAAATAAGCTTAAAACACAATCTAAAAAAACAATAAATAGTTCTATAGAGTACATAAGTGAGGAAATAAACTGCATATTAGAAAATAAAAATTTAGATTTTGTAAATGAGTTAAACAAAAAAACATACATAGGAATAAGAGATTTAATATCTGATATGTATAAAAGAATAGATAAAGATATAAACTTACCTATTGAAATTATGCAAAGTTTATTTATAAGTAGATTTTTAGAAAGCATTAACTTAACAATAGGTAAAATTAAGGATGATAGAAATGATAATGAAGGTTATTTTAAAACATTAAATGAAGTAAAAAACTTATTAGTAGAAATTGATAATTTTACAAATGAAAATTTAAGCATAGACGAATTAATAAATAAACTAAGTCAATATGCTGGAGATACAGATAAAATAGAACCGAATTATTATTTAATATATGAACTTAAAGATGCAGCAGATTTATTAAGTTATGATTTAAAAGACTCTAGGGATAAAAAAATAGATAAAATTAAGGAAAATTATTTTGTAACAGATTTACTAGATAGAGTAAATGATTTAAAAAATAACATGAGTAAGGATTCTCTTAAGTTTACATTTGCATTAAGAGGAGCTATTGTTACAAGTATTGGTGTTTTTATAGTTAGTATTTTCGATCTTGAATATGGAAAATGGTTAGTGTTTAGTTTATCGTCTATAGTTCAACCTTATCTTGAAGCTAGTAAGATAAAAGGTAAGGATAGACTTGTAGGTACTGTGATAGGATTGGTAATTTTTGAAATTTTATTTTACTTAATAAAAGATAATTCAGCTAGAGTATTAATTATACTTGCAGTTGGGTATATAAGCAATTTCCAAACTAAATACAGAGACCAAATGATATGTACAACAATATCTGCATTAGGTGCAGCAGCTATGACTACTAGTTTGGAGATGATATCTATAAATAGACTAGTATTTGTTGTTATAGGTACTATAATTGCATTATACGCAAATAAAGTTATACTACCTTACAAAATGAGTGATATAACTAAAAAAGACATTGAAAAATCGATAATGATAAATGAAAAAGTGCTTTCAAAATTATATGAACTAGGCAGATTAGAATTAAAAATAGATGAAGATGTAAAAGAGATGCTATTTGTTAACAACTTAATAAATAAAAAAATAGATATAAACAACTTAACACTTTTATCAAATAGTATTGATGACTTCTTATACAATCAACGAATGTTTATGAACGACATTAGATTTTTAGTAAATAACTTTAGAAGATTTAGTAAAAATAATACAGGTGTAATGGATCTAGTTTATGATGTAGATAAGCTAATGCATAGAGAAAATTCTAAAGAGGATATAATTAAGTGCTTTAATAAAAGAGCGGATAAGTTTAGTCAATTAGTTTTAGTTGATGTTTTAGAATTAAAAGAAAATATAATAAATTCTAAGAAACTATCTAAACAAATTTCAAATGAATTATAATTTAAATTTGATCATGAAATGCATTTCATTACATAAAAAATGCATTTCATGAATATAAAATAACGTTTTACTCGTTAATCGACAAATTAAAACATAAAGCAATATATAATGATGTTAAGAAAAGAAATTCTTAACATCATTTTTTTTAGGGAAGGAGCGATTGATGTGATAAGTTTTTTAGGATCAATAGCGTTACTTATAATTGGGTATTATACTTATGGTAAATTTGTAGAAAGAACGTTTGGCATTGATGATAGCATCAAAACGCCAGCAACTACACTTGAAGATGGTGTAGATTACATTCCAATGAAATGGAAAAAAATATTCCTTATACAATTCTTAAACATAGCAGGACTTGGACCTATATTTGGAGCAATACAAGGTGCTTTATTTGGACCAGCAGCATTTTTATGGATAGTGTTTGGAACAATATTTGCAGGAGGAGTTCATGACTTCTTATCTGGATATTTATCAATGAAAAACAGAGGGGATTCAGCTTCTGAACTAGTTGGAAAATATTTAGGAAATTCAACTAAAAACTTAATGAGAGTATTTACAGTTATTCTTTTAATATTAGTTGGTACTGTGTTTATGACAGGGCCAGCAGCACTTTTAACAACTTTAACATCAATAGATGCTAAGATATGGGTTGTTGTAATAGTAATATACTATATAGCTGCCACTGTTTTACCAGTAGATGCAGTTATAGGAAAGATATATCCACTATTTGGAGCAGCACTTTTAATAATGGCTGTTGGAGTTGCAGGAGGGTTAATATTTAAGGGGTATGATATACCAAATATAGCACTTCACAATTTACATCCACAAGGACAACCATTATTCCCATTCTTATTTATAACAATAGCATGTGGAGCAATATCTGGGTTCCATGCAACACAATCTCCTATGATGGCAAGATGTGTTGAAAAAGAAAGTGAATCTAGAAGAGTATTTTATGGTTCAATGGTTGCTGAAGGTATAATAGCTTTAATATGGGCAGCAGCAGCTATGACATTCTTTGGAGGAGTTCCTCAATTAGATGTTATATTATCTCAAGGTGGACCAGCTACAGTTGTAAATGTTATATCAAAGACTTTAATGGGACCAGTAGGAGGACTTCTTGCAGTATTAGGAGTTGTAGTTTGTCCTATAACTAGTGGAGATACAGCATTTAGAAGTGCAAGACTTACAATAGCAGATGCAATGAAGATAGATCAAAGTAGTATAAAAAATAGATTTATGATATCTATACCACTATTTGTAATAGGTATAGCACTTACTTTCATAGATTTCAACATAATATGGAGATACTTCTCTTGGGCTAACCAAACATTAGCTATGATAATGTTATGGACAGGATCAGCATACTTAGCAAAACATAATAAAAATCACTTTATAAGTACTATACCTGCTATATTCATGACAGCTGTAACATTTGCATATATAATGCAAGCAC
The nucleotide sequence above comes from Paraclostridium bifermentans. Encoded proteins:
- a CDS encoding FUSC family protein, with protein sequence MEKKKILSTTIMFVVIVAAIVGFKSVFGDENTLVGVAGITAALSLLGTDYTINPLRNTVYFVGLEVVLGVGAFLATNNSILALIITFILIFTVLYNFTYNTKKPTYVAFTLGYLFMLYSPVDIKELPTRIVALVFCGLAIMAIQMIANKNKLKTQSKKTINSSIEYISEEINCILENKNLDFVNELNKKTYIGIRDLISDMYKRIDKDINLPIEIMQSLFISRFLESINLTIGKIKDDRNDNEGYFKTLNEVKNLLVEIDNFTNENLSIDELINKLSQYAGDTDKIEPNYYLIYELKDAADLLSYDLKDSRDKKIDKIKENYFVTDLLDRVNDLKNNMSKDSLKFTFALRGAIVTSIGVFIVSIFDLEYGKWLVFSLSSIVQPYLEASKIKGKDRLVGTVIGLVIFEILFYLIKDNSARVLIILAVGYISNFQTKYRDQMICTTISALGAAAMTTSLEMISINRLVFVVIGTIIALYANKVILPYKMSDITKKDIEKSIMINEKVLSKLYELGRLELKIDEDVKEMLFVNNLINKKIDINNLTLLSNSIDDFLYNQRMFMNDIRFLVNNFRRFSKNNTGVMDLVYDVDKLMHRENSKEDIIKCFNKRADKFSQLVLVDVLELKENIINSKKLSKQISNEL
- a CDS encoding carbon starvation CstA family protein; protein product: MISFLGSIALLIIGYYTYGKFVERTFGIDDSIKTPATTLEDGVDYIPMKWKKIFLIQFLNIAGLGPIFGAIQGALFGPAAFLWIVFGTIFAGGVHDFLSGYLSMKNRGDSASELVGKYLGNSTKNLMRVFTVILLILVGTVFMTGPAALLTTLTSIDAKIWVVVIVIYYIAATVLPVDAVIGKIYPLFGAALLIMAVGVAGGLIFKGYDIPNIALHNLHPQGQPLFPFLFITIACGAISGFHATQSPMMARCVEKESESRRVFYGSMVAEGIIALIWAAAAMTFFGGVPQLDVILSQGGPATVVNVISKTLMGPVGGLLAVLGVVVCPITSGDTAFRSARLTIADAMKIDQSSIKNRFMISIPLFVIGIALTFIDFNIIWRYFSWANQTLAMIMLWTGSAYLAKHNKNHFISTIPAIFMTAVTFAYIMQAPEGFRLHAGVSNAIGIGMAIIFTILFARKAKKLRNENKELA